The DNA segment GAGGGAAGTTTTTTGAATGTACGTGAGAATTTCGGaggaaattttttaataatttcagGAAAATTCAAAACACTATGGGAGAAAAAAAAATCTGGTACAAAGTTGATTGAAATAATTTGaaggaagaaaaaaatcttcaaaaaaaaaaaagaaaaaaaaaaaatgaagaaaggGCCTACGGGCTACAAGGGATTGTTCGGTCCTACCCATGAGGTACGTGTAGGCATGTGATTGGCCAATTCATGTGGGCCCCACATCAATTGACGTGGGCCTCACATGAATGGACCACTCACATGCTGCCACCTATCCCATGGGGTAGGGTCGAACGAACAGGGCTACGAGACCATTATTCTCAATCATTTCAAACATTTCccatttctttatatatatacattccCAACAAAACATCCCTTTAAGCATAAACAAACTAGCtacttaaatatatatatatatattctcacATATGCCAGCCTCACCAGCACTTAAATCTAGCTTATAAATTAAAACCATGTATGTCACAATTAGTCCTAACAACATGATGTACAAGTACTCATTCAATTGGAGGAACGATTCCGGGGAGCTCGACGTGTTCGAGGCAGCACAGTACTTCTCCAGTGCGGTTGATGATCAAATCCAGGGGAACATCAAATTCATCGGCGAAGAAAGGCAGCAGTACCAAGTTCAGAGAGCTTCAAGAATGAGCCTCGATTCGATAATGCGGGACGAGATTATAAGTAGTACTCCACAAGATCATCAAGCAAAAGattcatataataaaaataagaaatacaGGGCGCTGCAGCCAATTATAAGTTCTCCAGGCGGGAAGCTTGCTAGTTTCTTGAACTCACTCTTCAACCAAACAATATCCAAGAAGAAGCGTAAATCCCAATCCATCAACcccaaaaatctccaagaaaAAGAAACCCGGCCAGGTGAAAGATTAAGGGAAATTAGAAGAAGCAGCATCAGCCATTTTCGTAGCATTAACACTAAAAACGTAAATCTTTGCTTTATGCAATTATCCACTCCCACGAAACCTGCTGCAGGCAAACCCGTGAAGCCAAAGTGTTTGGGGAATGAGTTTTGTTCCGAGAAAGACGACGATGGCAGCTGGTGGATTCAGGATCAGAAGCTCGGATCGAACAAGAATTGGATGGATGATCCGTATTACACTTCCGAAGAAAAGGAGTTCAGGAAATTCAGTGATGGTGACGATGGTGGGGATACTGATTCAAGCTCGGATCTCTTTGAATTGCCAAACTGTGACTTTGAATTTTATCAAACTACTCGGGTAAACAGCATCAGGAGAGGTCATGCACcactttgaatattttatttttcttattattcatgtaatattattatatttttcaatcaatattgtgtgtgtaatttATTTACTAGTTTGATAACTGAGATATTTATCggtatataataatatatacagTCCGAGACTGATAATTGATACTAGCGACCAAACAAACAAGTTGTATGTGTAACATAGATatgtttgaacatgttttgttttgaaAGTTTTGATCTAGTCGTGATATTCTACGAATTTGAATGTGTACACATGAGATTTGAtgagatgatttttttttttttttttacgattataaaatatgaaaatttaagCATACTCAACCAAATTAAATATGTAGTAGAGTTAAATATGTGAAAAAGAAATTTTGAATTAAGAAAAACTAGACTTCACCAAATTAAGGTTATTACTATCCTGCCTTCTTTTTTATTAATAGTGTAGATGGAAATTAAATATGTGCCAGAGTTAAATATGTGAAATGCAGATTTGGAATTAAGAAATAAATTTCACAAAGGTGGTTACTGTTCAACATTATTGCTCTACATATTAAAGTGATTTGAACTATGTGGGTTCTTGTTAAGAGATAATTTTTTAGCTTGGTAAAATTTGTTGTTTCTTtcactaaattttttttcctttggttTATGAAAATCTTCGTGATTGGACCGACTTGTGATATGAGACATTACTACTaatcaataaatattacaagttcttgttttttttaaaaaaaattagtgtaGGGTCTCCTATAATAGACACAAAATAACAAACTTTGTGGTGGTGTAAAATATAATGTATATGATCTTGCGGATAATAAATAGGGATTTGTCGCTGGATCCCATATGTGTGTGGAAGTATTATGGGTTCTATCATTAAGTGGATAGTATAATCTTGATAGTCTACCACCAAATCAATTTGAATAGTTATTAGATTACGGAtcgaaattttatttaaatattcaaaCTTCTAACAGTGATTTTGGGGACTTTAAGGCTTGCCATGAAAACTTACGTACTatgctttcatttttttttttttttttttttttttgggaatgcCTTGTTTCGGAAAACGTTGTTATAGCTAGGAGGATTGTAAAAGCAGGCTCATTGTTTTCATTGCAAAAATAATTCAATTAGTTTCCCAAATTATGGTTTTTGAAAGAAATTGGTAGTGATTTGGGAACTTAATATATATAGTTATCTTATGGGTCACAATCCTTGTTATAGAAACATTTCATGCTAACTCGGaaattaatgatatattatcaaatcaaaataaataattttattattatttttcagatttttatAGTTCAaaaaccttaaatcatacacctcttcttttctttttttctttttttttttttccatttctgAGAGTTAAATCATACACCTCTCGCTGAAGCTTTATTCTATGTTATACTCGGAGTTTCAGTACATGTGGATCATAGCCTTTGATGGAATATCACATGAATTCATGTGGGCCCATATGATCCAAGTGTTTATGAGTTGTAAATAATATAAGTTTCAATTATATTTTGACCATGCATTCACATACATTATTTGTGAAATAGAGTTTTCTGGTTACTAGACTTGGTTTAATGCATTCTATATACAGGAAAATTGATATTGGATGTAATATAAGATTTACTTGTAGaattatttgaaagaaaatcGGTTGTCCagcttggaaaaaaaaattatttttttactacATTTTAGTTCTTACTTTTGGAAAAGTATAACATAAATGTAATATTGCATAAGAAATGTATCTATTCAAACACTAGCATCATTTgttgtttgattattttatttgatttgtgGGGGGGTACTTAGTGATTCTTAGAGATCAAGGATTCAAGTCACGATGTCTGTTTTTCTAAAAGTTATAACTTTAAACTTTTAGCAATTACACTGTGGATTAGGGATGTTCAT comes from the Henckelia pumila isolate YLH828 chromosome 1, ASM3356847v2, whole genome shotgun sequence genome and includes:
- the LOC140873920 gene encoding protein BIG GRAIN 1-like E; translated protein: MYVTISPNNMMYKYSFNWRNDSGELDVFEAAQYFSSAVDDQIQGNIKFIGEERQQYQVQRASRMSLDSIMRDEIISSTPQDHQAKDSYNKNKKYRALQPIISSPGGKLASFLNSLFNQTISKKKRKSQSINPKNLQEKETRPGERLREIRRSSISHFRSINTKNVNLCFMQLSTPTKPAAGKPVKPKCLGNEFCSEKDDDGSWWIQDQKLGSNKNWMDDPYYTSEEKEFRKFSDGDDGGDTDSSSDLFELPNCDFEFYQTTRVNSIRRGHAPL